GTATGCCCAAACTTGTTTAAATAAATCTGACTTTCTGTAGTTTTCTAAATCTTCTACATCATTCCAAATGCTATAGGTAAAAAATATGCACGGGTTTTCTTTATCCTGATATAATTCTAAAAAATTATTTCCCGGATAATTTCTAATTTTTTCTTTTACTTCATTAAAGTTTTCTAAAAACAAAGGAATTTTATCTTCATGAAAACTTAATTTAACTAAGCGTATAAACATAATGGTGGTAAAATTTAAAATTGAGGTTCTTTTTTTAAGGGCTCAAAAAAAGTAACGCGAACGGCACTGCCTTGTGTTAAACCAAGTAACGATTTTGCTCCGCCAATGGTTTTGGGGTTTGCTTTGTAAATGGCAATTTCTAAATGCTGAGTCGAGTTAAACAGCGCCAAAACATTTCCTTCACGGGTTTTTAAAACTTCTTCGTTTTCTACTTCAAAATCCGAATAATTTTTATGTATGCGTCCAATTTTTTTGGTGCCAAACGAAACGTAAAAATCGCGTCCTTTAGCAACATCACGTACTTGGTTTTTTGTAATATTGGTAATACAATTACCGTAATTGTCGGTGTAAATAACCTGGCCGTATAAAGCCGAATTATCTGCAGCAACATTAGCTTGGGGTACAATAATTTCTTTTAAAGCTTTAATTGGGCGCCCAATAACATCCAAATTTCCACCTTTAGCCAAATGGCTGGCAACAATGAGTAATATATCCATGGCACTGGTATCTTCGTCATACCGATGATGAATATTAATCTCGTATAGTTTTTCAGGTTGGTATTTGTGTGTTAAAAAAGATAAAACCCCGTTATCTGCAGCAATAAAATATTGATCTTGCCATAACATAACAACGTGGCGGTTAAAAGCTGTTTTTTCGCAATCCACACCAATTACATGAACGGTGCCTTTAGGGAAATTAGCATAAGCACTTTCTATAACATAACTAGCTTCTTGCACGTTAAACAAATCAATATCGTGCGAAATGTCTACAATAATAAAATCTCTATTTTCACTTAACAAGCGCCCTTTCACAGCACCCACATAGTGGTCTTTGTGTCCAAAATCGGTTGTTAAAGTTATAATAGCATTCATTTTTTATTATTTTGTAGTACAAATTATGATAAAAAAGTTAAATTTGAGCAATACAAAGCTAACTTATTTTTTAATTAAATCTAAAGCTTTTGAACGAAAGAATAATTGAACTTACAGATATTACACCAAAGGATTTTTGGGGTACTAACGATAAAAATTTAGAGGTAATAAAAGCGCTTTATCCCAAACTTAAAATCGTGGCACGCGACACGTTTCTAAAAGTTTATGGCGATAAAGAAACTTTAGACGAATTCGAAGTTCGTATACAACGCCTAGCCAATCATTTCATCCGTTACAACGCAATTAATACCAATGTTATTGAGCGCATCATTCAATCGGGGCATCAAGAACTCGAAAAAATGGATTCGCGCGATCAAATTTTGGTACATGGTGTTGGGGGGAAAATTGTAAAAGCCATGACGCCCAATCAACAAAAATTGGTTGATTTTGTTAAGAAAAACGATATGGTGTTTGCTGTTGGTCCGGCCGGAACCGGAAAAACATATACCGGAGTTGCGCTTGCGGTTAAAGCATTAAAAGAAAAACAAGTTAAACGCATCATTTTAACTCGTCCGGCAGTTGAGGCAGGTGAAAACCTAGGTTTCCTACCGGGTGATATGAAAGAAAAGTTGGATCCGTATATGCAACCCTTGTACGATGCGTTGCGCGATATGCTGCCGCCATCAACTTTAGAAGATTATATTACCAAAGGCATCATTCAAATAGCGCCCTTGGCATTTATGCGCGGTCGTACTTTAGATAACGCCTTTGTAATTTTAGACGAAGCCCAGAATACAACCCATTCTCAAATGAAAATGTTTTTAACCCGTATGGGTAAAAATGCTAAATTCATTATCACCGGCGATCCTGGTCAGGTAGATTTGCCACGTAAAACAACCTCTGGTCTAAAAGAAGCGCTTTTGGTGTTAAAAGATGTTGAAGGAATTGGAATTTTATATCTCGACGATAAAGATATCGTACGCCACATATTAGTAAAACGCATTGTTGCTGCGTACAAACGCATCGAAAATCAAGAGTAAAACCCTGTGTTCTACTTTTTTCGTTTATGTGTGTCCCTCGTATCCTCGGGTCGGGCTTTTCGCTTTATCTTTTCGGGTCAATTTCAAAAAGCATCACTTTTTACCACCATAAGCTAGCTTCAAAACACAAAATGTTACCCATTTTTCGCCCCTCAAAGGATACCGCATCAATCCCTCACGCGCGCTGCCAACCAAAAAAGCATTTTTTTGAGGGCTAACCCTTCACAAAATGAACGTTTTAAAAAATAGTTTATAAAAAGATGCATTTTTATTTGTTTGCGATAAGAAAAAGGTACTATCTTTGCCATCGCAAACAAGGATATATGCCTTGTTTTTTTATCTAAAGTTCATAAACCTATTGTAATCTTCAAAAGGCTTTTAAAATCGGCTAAAACCGGTTAAAAAAGAAGGGAAAAAATATTTTTCTAAAAAAGTTTTGTAAGATTAAAAATAAGTTTTACTTTTGCACTCGCAACTGTGAAAAACACGGGTTGCGCTAAAAAAGAAGTAACGATTACGTTCATTGATATATTGAATTGACAGCAAAAAAATAAGAGAGTAATCTCGTATTAAAGAACAAAGACCTAGCAATCGTACAATAATAAAAATATACGATGAAGAGTTTGATCCTGGCTCAGGATGAACGCTAGCGGCAGGCCTAACACATGCAAGTCGAGGGGTAGAGGCAGCTTGCTGTTTTGAGACCGGCGCACGGGTGCGTAACGCGTATGCAACCTACCTTATACTAAGGAATAGCCCAGAGAAATTTGGATTAACGCCTTATGGTGTTTTAGATTGGCATCAATATAAGACTAAAGATTACGGTATAAGATGGGCATGCGTCCCATTAGTTAGTTGGTAAGGTAACGGCTTACCAAGACGATGATGGGTAGGGGTCCTGAGAGGGAGATCCCCCACACTGGTACTGAGACACGGACCAGACTCCTACGGGAGGCAGCAGTGAGGAATATTGGTCAATGGAGGCAACTCTGAACCAGCCATGCCGCGTGCAGGAATAAGGTCCTATGGATTGTAAACTGCTTTTGTATAGGAAGAAACCATCCCTTGCGAGGGGTCTTGACGGTACTATACGAATAAGGATCGGCTAACTCCGTGCCAGCAGCCGCGGTAATACGGAGGATTCGAGCGTTATCCGGAATCATTGGGTTTAAAGGGTCCGTAGGCGGCCTAGTAAGTCAGTGGTGAAAGTTTGCAGCTTAACTGTAAAATTGCCATTGAAACTGCTGGGCTTGAATTTTTGTGAAGTAACTAGAATATGTAGTGTAGCGGTGAAATGCATAGATATTACATGGAATACCAATTGCGAAGGCAGGTTACTAACAAAGTATTGACGCTGATGGACGAAAGCGTGGGTAGCGAACAGGATTAGATACCCTGGTAGTCCACGCCGTAAACGATGGATACTAGTTGTTCGGTTTTCGGACTGAGTGACTAAGCGAAAGTGATAAGTATCCCACCTGGGGAGTACGAACGCAAGTTTGAAACTCAAAGGAATTGACGGGGGCCCGCACAAGCGGTGGAGCATGTGGTTTAATTCGATGATACGCGAGGAACCTTACCAGGGCTTAAATGTAGATTGACGTATTTGGAAACAGATATTTCTTCGGACAATTTACAAGGTGCTGCATGGTTGTCGTCAGCTCGTGCCGTGAGGTGTCAGGTTAAGTCCTATAACGAGCGCAACCCCTGTCGTTAGTTGCCATCGAGTGATGTCGGGAACTCTAACGAGACTGCCAGTGTAAACTGCGAGGAAGGTGGGGATGACGTCAAATCATCACGGCCCTTACGTCCTGGGCCACACACGTGCTACAATGGCCGGTACAGTGAGCAGCCACTACGCGAGTAGGAGCGAATCTACAAAACCGGTCACAGTTCGGATCGGAGTCTGCAACTCGACTCCGTGAAGCTGGAATCGCTAGTAATCGGATATCAGCCATGATCCGGTGAATACGTTCCCGGGCCTTGTACACACCGCCCGTCAAGCCATGGAAGCTGGGGGTACCTGAAGTCGGTGACCGCAAGGAGCTGCCTAGGGTAAAACTAGTGACTGGGGCTAAGTCGTAACAAGGTAGCCGTACCGGAAGGTGCGGCTGGAACACCTCCTTTCTAGAGAAGTATTGATAGGTTCAACTTTATATTGAAATTACTCTCGCTGTTAGTTCAAAAATTTATAAGTAAAATACAGAGTCTCGTAGCTCAGCTGGTTAGAGTACTACACTGATAATGTAGGGGTCCCCAGTTCGAGTCTGGGCGGGACTACTATTTTGTTTATAGATAAAAAAGGAAATTCTAGGGTTGGGTGTTGAGATACTATCAACAAGGATTCAACATTCACATAGAAGAATGGGGGATTAGCTCAGCTGGCTAGAGCGCCTGCCTTGCACGCAGGAGGCCATCGGTTCGACTCCGATATTCTCCACGATTTTAGATAAATATCTAAATAACCGTTCATTGACATATTGCAATAGAAAATACAAACAAAAAGTAGAAAGAAAAAAAATAATTTTTTTACAGTAGAACGCAAGTTCTGTGTAGAAAACTCATACATAAGCAAATTAAGGGCGTATGGGGGATGCCTAGGCTCTCAGAGGCGATGAAGGACGTGATAAGCTGCGAAAAGCTACGGGGATTGGCACACACGAATAGATCCGTAGATATCCGAATGGGGCAACCTGTCTAGTTGAAGACTAGTCACATCGAAAGATGAGCAAACCCGCTGAACTGAAACATCTAAGTAGGCGGAGGAGAAGAAAACAAGAGTGATTCCGTAAGTAGTGGCGAGCGAACGCGGAACAGCCCAAACCAATATTGTTACGGCAATATTGGGGTTGTAGGACCACGATATTTTATGCAAAGCGAATTAGAATAACCTGGAAAGGTTAACCGAAGAGGGTGATAGTCTCGTATAAGTAAGCGATGTAATAGATAGTGGTATCCTGAGTAGGTCGGGGCACGTGAAACCCTGATTGAATTTGCCGGGACCATCCGGTAAGGCTAAATACTCCTGAGAGACCGATAGTGAACCAGTACCGTGAGGGAAAGGTGAAAAGAACCGTGAATAACGGAGTGAAATAGATCCTGAAACCATACGCTTACAAGCGGTCGGAGCCCTTTTATGGGGTGACGGCGTGCCTTTTGCATAATGAGCCTACGAGTTACCGTTGCTGGCAAGGATAAGCACTTTAGGTGTGGATCCGTAGCGAAAGCGAGTCTTAATAGGGCGCTTTAGTCAGTAGTGGTAGACGCGAAACCGTGTGATCTACCCATGGACAGGTTGAAGTTTAGGTAACACTAAATGGAGGACCGAACCCGTTGACGTTGAAAAGTCTTGGGATGATCTGTGGGTAGGGGTGAAAGGCCAATCAAACTCGGAAATAGCTCGTACTCCCCGAAATGCATTTAGGTGCAGCGCTGTTTTAGTTTATTAGAGGTAGAGCTACTGATTGGATGCGGGGGCTTCACCGCCTACCAATTCCTGACAAACTCCGAATGCTAATAAATGTTTTACAGCAGTGAGGGCATGGGTGCTAAGGTCCATGTCCGAGAGGGAAAGAACCCAGACCATCAGCTAAGGTCCCCAAATGTATACTAAGTTGAAAAAACGCGGTTTGTTTGCTTAGACAGCTAGGATGTTGGCTTGGAAGCAGCCATTCATTTAAAGAGTGCGTAACAGCTCACTAGTCGAGCGAACGAGCATGGATAATAATCGGGCATAAGTATACTACCGAAGCTATGGATTTGCGCTAAGCGCAAGTGGTAGGGGAGCATTCTAAACTGGGTTGAAGGTGTACTGTGAGGTATGCTGGACTGTTTAGAAAAGCAAATGTAGGCATAAGTAACGATAAGGAGGGCGAGAAACCCTCCCGCCGTAAGACTAAGGTTTCCTGAGCTATGCTAATCAGCTTAGGGTTAGTCGGGACCTAAGGCACACCCGAAGGGGGACGTCGATGGCCAACGGGTTAATATTCCCGTACTTCTAATAATTGTGATGGGGTGACGGAGTGATGAAAGCACCGCGGACTGACGGAATAGTTCGTTAAAGTACGTAACTATAGGACTTGTAGTAAAATGCGCAGGTCTTGGTGAAATACGATAGTACACAAAATCTTCGGATGGCGTGATAGTGTGCCTAAGGGCTTCCAAGAAAAACCTCTAAACATAGATTATTAGAACCCGTACCGTAAACCGACACAGGTAGTCGAGGAGAGTATCCTCAGGCGCTCGAGAGATTCATGGCTAAGGAATTAGGCAAAATAGACCTGTAACTTCGGGAGAAAGGTCGCCAGCAGCAATGCTGGCCGCAGTGAAAAGGTCCAGGCGACTGTTTATCAAAAACACAAGGCTTTGCAAAATCGTAAGATGACGTATAAGGTCTGACACCTGCCCGGTGCTGGAAGGTTAAGAGGAGATGTTATTCGCAAGAAGAAGCATTGAATTGAAGCCCCAGTAAACGGCGGCCGTAACTATAACGGTCCTAAGGTAGCGAAATTCCTTGTCGGGTAAGTTCCGACCTGCACGAATGGTGTAACGATCTGGACACTGTCTCAGCCATGAGCTCGGTGAAATTGTAGTAACGGTGAAGATGCCGTTTACCCGCAGTGGGACGAAAAGACCCTGTGCACCTTTACTATAGCTTAGTATTGTTCTTGGATAAGTGATGTGTAGGATAGGTGGGAGACTATGAAGTGGCGTCGCTAGGCGTTGTGGAGTCATTGTTGAAATACCACCCTTTGCTTATCTGAGGTCTAACTCTGCGTTGCAGAGGACATTGCTTGGTGGGTAGTTTGACTGGGGTGGTCGCCTCCAAAAGAGTAACGGAGGCTTCTAAAGGTTCCCTCAGTACGCTTGGTAACCGTGCGTAGAGTGCAATGGCATAAGGGAGCTTGACTGAGAGACATACAGGTCGATCAGGTACGAAAGTAGAGCATAGTGATCCGGTGGTTCCGCATGGAAGGGCCATCGCTCAAAGGATAAAAGGTACGCCGGGGATAACAGGCTGATCTCCCCCAAGAGCTCATATCGACGGGGGGGTTTGGCACCTCGATGTCGGCTCGTCACATCCTGGGGCTGGAGAAGGTCCCAAGGGTTGGGCTGTTCGCCCATTAAAGTGGCACGCGAGCTGGGTTCAGAACGTCGTGAGACAGTTCGGTCTCTATCTACTGTGGGCGTTAGAAATTTGCGTGGATCTGATTCTAGTACGAGAGGACCGAATTGGACTAACCTCTGGTGTATCAGTTGTGCCGCCAGGTGCATCGCTGAGTAGCTACGTTGGGCAGGGATAAGCGCTGAAAGCATATAAGCGCGAAACCCACCACAAGATTAGATTTCTTTAAAGGGTCGTTGTAGATGACAACGTTGATAGGCTATAGATGTAAAGGCAGTAATGTCATAGTCGAGTAGTACTAATAACCCGTAAGCTTATGTATTTGTCTCCTGCTGAAATTAAGTAGGCAGGAGGACTTCTTTCTAATAAAAGTAGAAGAGTTTGTATAGAACAACTATTGTAATAGGGTCAACCATATATTGCTAGATATAGCAAACCGATTTAAGGTGGTTATTGCAACGAGGCTCACCTCTTCCCATCCCGAACAGAGAAGTTAAGCTCGTTAGCGCAGATGGTACTGCATTTATGTGGGAGAGTATGTCGCTGCCTTTTTTTAAAAACCTTAATGTATTTAAAAATAGATTAAGGTTTTTTGTATCGGGCGATTAGCTCAGCTGGTTCAGAGCACCTCGTTTACACCGAGGGGGTCAGGGGTTCGAATCCCTTATCGCCCACCGAGAGAAGAACTCCTCATCAGAAATGATGAGGAGTTCTTGGTTTTTAATAATTGTGAATCTGAGATTATTTAGTGAATGTATTTTGTATATAAATTTATTTTACACATTTCACTTTTAATCTATTATGACTCTAATTGTGGATTGGTTAATGTAAATTATATCTTTTGATATGGATGCTTAAAATCTCTAAAAGAAACTCCATTAATTAAAGGATTACCGCACTGCCATTCCATAGTATAAATAGTGTCTTTTTTTCGTATTTCTACAACAGGAGAATCTTTCTTCTTAACAAGCGTATCTCCTTTTTCACAAAAACTTTCGATAATATCATACCATCTATAATTATATGCTTTAATCAGAGTATCTTTTTGTGTATTTAAATTCTTTCCTACCAAATTATAATACCATGTTCCGTCACCAGCTAAATTCTCAGGTTTTTTACACAAGAGAAGATTATAATCTTCCTCTGAAGTTATTTTAGTCATTTTATCACAATTTTCCTTCTCTAAAAAACAAGAAGATAACAAAATACTAACTAATAAGCTTAAATATATTCGATTCATTAATTATGGTTTGATTGATTTTACATAATTTTTAAAATTACTTATTATCTCAGAAGATGAGTACGTTTTTGATTCTCCCATCCGAATTCCTCCTCCAAGTCCAAAACTTACCTTATTAGATCCAATTCCTTCACTAGGTCTTGAATGTCCAAATGTAACACCATATCCTCCATTAATATCATTACTTGCCCCTGATATCCCATTGAAAAGATTTACATTTGAGTTAGTTTTTTCATAAAAATCCATAGTTGCAGAAAATGAGGGTAAATAACTAGAAATATCTCCAGAACTAAACCCTACAGCTCCCGAATATGAAAAAAACATGTCAAAATTATTTCTTGCGTCGCGAACTACACTTATCCCAAAAGAAGAACCAAATGCTGATAAGTTAGTAGAAAAGCCAATTCCATCTGGATTATAAGGGCCATATATTCCTGACGGGACCTTTATAATATTTTTTTAAATAGTCATTAAAAGGATTTAAATTTAAACTATAATCTTGATTTATAGATTCTGTGGTGCCATCTGAATTATTAGAATTAGTAATTTCAATACTATTCATAATATTTCCATATTGTTCATTTCCCCAATTTTGTCCATTATAGGTTACCTGCCCATAATCTGGGTGGTCAAAAACATCTCCTATACTTGCGTTATCAGGGCAACCGTCACACTCTGGAGCCATACCTGTAGGGTCGGTATATCGGACGGGGTTGCTAAAGGTATAACTATATGGACTCCAACTCGGGAACATTTCGGCTAATGGGTCAACATTCATCCAACGTCCTAAAGCAGCATCGTAATTACGAGCCCCGTAATCATACCAGTTAAGCCCTAATTCATCTTGTAACTCTTTGCCGTTATATTTATACTTATAACTTGGTGTTTGATTTGGACTACCATATCCTTTATGTTTTAAAACAAAAGGATAGTAATTATTCGTATCAACAATGGTTAAATTATTTGTATTTACGACAGTTTCATCATATTTATAAGAAACGCGCACGTTATCTAAATGTTCTGAGTAGTTGTAAATATATTCAAAATTATATTTGTTTCTATATTTTTAAATTGTCAATAAAAAGCAACATGCTTTGATGCGTTATAAGTGCTTGTTTTTCAGTTTGCGTTTATTGTTTGTTAGTTATGTTGATATTATTTTATTTTAGGCTTGTTGTTTTAATTTATGCTTAGTTATATGAGATTAAACTCTTGCCTAAGAGTTGTCGAACTCTTGCTTAAGAGTTGTTGAACTCTTGCTTAAGAGTTGCCGAAGTCTTGCTTAAGAGTTTACTAAAACCTACGCAGGCAGTTTTTGCGTTAGGGATAGTAGCGGTGTCCTTTTATGTAACGGA
This genomic window from Flavobacterium agricola contains:
- a CDS encoding putative quinol monooxygenase — translated: MFIRLVKLSFHEDKIPLFLENFNEVKEKIRNYPGNNFLELYQDKENPCIFFTYSIWNDVEDLENYRKSDLFKQVWAYTKQFFNDKPEAWSVDKLSSLP
- a CDS encoding SAM hydrolase/SAM-dependent halogenase family protein; the protein is MNAIITLTTDFGHKDHYVGAVKGRLLSENRDFIIVDISHDIDLFNVQEASYVIESAYANFPKGTVHVIGVDCEKTAFNRHVVMLWQDQYFIAADNGVLSFLTHKYQPEKLYEINIHHRYDEDTSAMDILLIVASHLAKGGNLDVIGRPIKALKEIIVPQANVAADNSALYGQVIYTDNYGNCITNITKNQVRDVAKGRDFYVSFGTKKIGRIHKNYSDFEVENEEVLKTREGNVLALFNSTQHLEIAIYKANPKTIGGAKSLLGLTQGSAVRVTFFEPLKKEPQF
- a CDS encoding PhoH family protein; protein product: MNERIIELTDITPKDFWGTNDKNLEVIKALYPKLKIVARDTFLKVYGDKETLDEFEVRIQRLANHFIRYNAINTNVIERIIQSGHQELEKMDSRDQILVHGVGGKIVKAMTPNQQKLVDFVKKNDMVFAVGPAGTGKTYTGVALAVKALKEKQVKRIILTRPAVEAGENLGFLPGDMKEKLDPYMQPLYDALRDMLPPSTLEDYITKGIIQIAPLAFMRGRTLDNAFVILDEAQNTTHSQMKMFLTRMGKNAKFIITGDPGQVDLPRKTTSGLKEALLVLKDVEGIGILYLDDKDIVRHILVKRIVAAYKRIENQE
- a CDS encoding RHS repeat-associated core domain-containing protein; amino-acid sequence: MRVSYKYDETVVNTNNLTIVDTNNYYPFVLKHKGYGSPNQTPSYKYKYNGKELQDELGLNWYDYGARNYDAALGRWMNVDPLAEMFPSWSPYSYTFSNPVRYTDPTGMAPECDGCPDNASIGDVFDHPDYGQVTYNGQNWGNEQYGNIMNSIEITNSNNSDGTTESINQDYSLNLNPFNDYLKKYYKGPVRNIWPL